A window of Dorea formicigenerans contains these coding sequences:
- a CDS encoding GIY-YIG nuclease family protein has product MKRNYTYMVKCSDGTLYTGWTTDLEHRVKAHNDGEGAKYTRSRRPVELVYYEEYATKAEAMKREYSIKQLTRKQKEKLIENKNMCII; this is encoded by the coding sequence ATGAAGCGGAATTATACCTATATGGTAAAATGCAGTGACGGAACATTATACACTGGCTGGACAACGGATCTTGAGCATCGTGTGAAAGCACATAATGACGGTGAGGGTGCGAAGTATACCCGCAGCCGTCGTCCAGTGGAACTAGTATATTACGAAGAATACGCAACCAAAGCCGAAGCCATGAAAAGGGAGTATTCAATAAAACAGCTTACAAGGAAACAGAAAGAGAAGCTGATAGAGAATAAAAATATGTGTATCATTTGA
- a CDS encoding Spy0128 family protein, whose product MKKTSLLVFIIAAVMVFSLWPQQVNAAENAARTTTTDNVTINNWHDANALDDSTKNVGRIWTDKSVSAGDVTLTSREKESGTATIKKGADSDFLVGLSALSSTAKITGQTTVPLDIVLVLDVSGSMDDPMGSGDNTKRIDALKAAVNSFIDGSAKVNDQRADVNKQNRIAVVKFAGNKTDKIGNDQYSQNRYWYNYTQVVSGYKAYTSGNKSEWETTVNALKPAGCTAADYAMDLTKTLVDQSKTDANNNADRKNVKRVVIFFTDGEPNHQSGFDDDVANDAITSAKTIKTDADIYTIGIFSGADVSITGHSGSGSWSAKEKFNAFMHGLSSNYPDAERYKKLGTRAKDSKGQDATYYKVATKADELKNIFTQIEDEIISSAQSPTQVDQGEDPSDAGFITLTDQLGDYMQVDDINTLVYANQLYKNPGKTETTKDGKTVVTYTFNQEIPDTNHVYPEGNLGDIKITVEKAAGEDQLQTGDLVTVKIPANLIPLRYYEVKSDGSMTIDETYPMRLFYDVSLKAGVEEKFANPDAQLKAYIDANKDENHQVHFYSNKYDQNQAGAESGGVGAYAKFEPAETNDFYYFQNDTVLYTDEACTTPAKDSIDTTGATTYYYQRNYYVLGDDGKAVSKTNTVTIPGNSNLMLGNYATKNTGGEYYIPAGTPRTTSLTYFAEDKAEGANKTNTASKSVNPVWNENFKGAHITTYLGNNGRLTIGLPDEPVTLTGDTALKGSKTFIGRDMKANEAFEFTLTAADDDTKTAIQNEKVKIAANGDKAIVAGAKDGATKAFQFGDVTFTKEGTYTFNINETVPQTQAGGMTYDSHTAQVTIVVTRDTENIGKLKAEVTYNNGAASDVTDRAVFANRYDASTEVTGGTKADISAKKTLHGRNLRAGEFQFKLTTRPADGSNGTVLQEKQNGVDGSIAFDSISYKTSDTAAGASAVVLDKAVEAGYAVKSTDADGNTVYTLSYRIYEDTENGTNSNGISVVTGTYDFTVTVTDHGNGVLTAVTNYPNGQNQIEFVNQYGTEPVPVEITGSKTLAHDTSLTPADITGKFTFTLEALTEGAPMPAQTTAVNDAAGNVDFGTITFTTDLLQDVITTDNGVRTKEFEYKVTESGSAAGVTNDANASTGKTFKLTLTDDGNGNLTVTRNPADGPLFSFTNTYRVGELPSSITDQVKVNKTLEGRTLKEGEFNFELVEDGNVVATGSNDADGNVVFSSITYTQPGSHVYTVREVKGSETGVTYDDHSYLVYTQITDNGDGTLGVTHQAVSSEENDELIPAEGNTVTFNNIYKAEPATVTIEAVKKLTGKELKDGEFTFQLKDVNGKVIAEAKNDVSGKIKFENLKFEDEGTYEYTVSEVNDKQTDITYDEREFKVTVKVSDNGEGTLSAETGSDDIVFTNSYKVPKDGKTTDTPKKPNKALRRVATGDNSHMVLYLVLMIAAAAAVSMVIIRRKRR is encoded by the coding sequence ATGAAGAAGACGTCGTTATTGGTATTTATCATTGCTGCTGTCATGGTATTTAGTCTATGGCCACAGCAGGTGAATGCCGCAGAGAATGCTGCCAGGACTACAACGACAGACAATGTAACTATAAATAACTGGCACGATGCAAATGCATTGGATGACAGTACAAAGAATGTGGGGCGTATATGGACGGACAAGTCTGTATCGGCAGGTGATGTGACTCTTACCAGCCGGGAAAAAGAGTCCGGCACAGCAACGATCAAGAAAGGTGCTGATTCAGATTTTCTGGTAGGGTTGTCTGCATTATCTTCGACTGCCAAGATTACAGGGCAGACTACAGTGCCGCTGGATATCGTACTGGTTCTTGATGTATCGGGAAGTATGGATGATCCGATGGGCAGTGGTGATAATACCAAAAGAATAGATGCACTTAAAGCTGCAGTGAACAGTTTTATTGACGGTTCAGCAAAAGTCAATGATCAAAGGGCGGATGTGAATAAGCAGAATCGTATCGCAGTTGTGAAGTTTGCCGGTAATAAGACGGACAAAATTGGAAATGACCAGTACAGTCAAAACAGATATTGGTATAATTATACACAGGTTGTCAGTGGATATAAGGCTTACACAAGTGGAAATAAATCAGAATGGGAGACAACAGTCAATGCCCTGAAGCCGGCAGGATGTACAGCAGCGGATTATGCGATGGATCTGACAAAGACGCTTGTGGATCAGAGTAAAACCGATGCGAATAATAACGCCGATAGAAAGAATGTCAAAAGAGTTGTTATATTTTTTACAGATGGAGAGCCGAATCACCAGTCTGGTTTTGATGATGATGTGGCTAACGATGCAATCACATCTGCAAAAACGATAAAAACAGATGCAGATATTTACACCATTGGTATATTTAGCGGTGCGGATGTCAGCATTACCGGGCATTCCGGAAGTGGATCATGGAGTGCTAAAGAAAAATTTAATGCATTTATGCATGGTCTGTCCAGCAATTATCCGGATGCGGAGAGATATAAGAAGCTGGGAACCCGTGCGAAGGATAGTAAAGGTCAGGATGCGACATATTACAAAGTAGCAACAAAAGCAGATGAACTGAAAAATATCTTTACTCAGATTGAAGATGAAATTATATCTTCTGCGCAGTCACCTACTCAGGTCGATCAGGGTGAGGATCCAAGTGATGCTGGATTCATTACTCTTACCGATCAGCTTGGCGATTATATGCAGGTGGATGACATCAATACCCTGGTGTACGCAAATCAATTGTATAAAAATCCGGGTAAGACGGAAACTACTAAAGACGGTAAAACTGTTGTGACATATACCTTTAATCAGGAGATTCCGGATACCAACCATGTATATCCGGAAGGCAATCTGGGAGATATTAAGATTACGGTAGAAAAGGCAGCCGGTGAAGACCAGCTTCAGACAGGAGATCTTGTTACGGTTAAAATTCCGGCCAATCTGATCCCACTCAGATATTATGAAGTTAAGAGTGATGGAAGCATGACTATAGATGAGACGTATCCGATGCGTCTGTTCTATGATGTGAGCCTTAAGGCAGGTGTAGAAGAGAAGTTTGCAAATCCGGATGCGCAGTTAAAAGCATATATTGATGCGAATAAAGATGAGAATCATCAGGTACATTTCTACAGCAATAAATATGATCAGAATCAGGCAGGTGCAGAATCCGGTGGCGTAGGTGCATATGCGAAGTTTGAACCTGCAGAGACGAATGATTTTTACTATTTTCAGAATGATACGGTGCTCTATACGGATGAAGCATGTACGACTCCGGCGAAAGACAGTATTGATACTACCGGAGCAACGACATATTATTATCAGAGGAATTATTACGTATTGGGTGATGATGGGAAAGCAGTCAGCAAAACAAATACTGTAACCATTCCTGGTAACAGCAATCTGATGCTTGGAAATTATGCAACAAAGAATACTGGCGGAGAGTATTATATTCCGGCAGGAACACCGAGAACTACAAGTCTGACATATTTTGCAGAGGACAAAGCGGAAGGTGCTAATAAGACCAATACAGCTTCAAAGTCCGTCAATCCTGTATGGAATGAGAATTTTAAAGGTGCACATATTACCACATATCTTGGCAATAATGGCCGTCTGACAATAGGACTTCCGGATGAGCCAGTGACATTGACTGGAGATACAGCTCTTAAGGGAAGTAAAACATTTATCGGAAGAGATATGAAGGCAAATGAAGCATTTGAATTCACTCTGACAGCGGCAGATGACGATACCAAAACAGCGATACAGAATGAGAAAGTTAAGATAGCAGCAAATGGCGATAAAGCCATCGTAGCGGGAGCAAAAGACGGAGCTACAAAGGCATTCCAGTTTGGTGATGTGACATTTACAAAAGAGGGAACCTATACATTTAATATCAATGAAACAGTTCCTCAGACACAGGCAGGTGGAATGACATACGATAGTCATACTGCACAGGTGACGATAGTTGTGACACGTGATACTGAGAATATCGGAAAACTTAAAGCAGAGGTTACTTATAATAATGGAGCTGCTTCTGATGTAACAGACAGGGCGGTATTTGCCAACCGCTATGATGCCTCCACAGAAGTCACGGGTGGAACAAAAGCAGATATTTCTGCAAAGAAAACATTGCATGGACGTAATCTGAGAGCTGGAGAATTTCAGTTTAAACTTACGACCAGACCGGCAGATGGAAGCAACGGTACAGTATTGCAGGAAAAGCAGAATGGAGTGGATGGAAGCATTGCATTTGACTCCATCAGCTATAAGACCTCGGATACAGCGGCCGGAGCAAGTGCAGTAGTACTTGATAAAGCAGTTGAGGCAGGTTATGCTGTGAAATCCACAGATGCTGACGGTAATACGGTATATACACTTAGCTATCGGATATATGAGGATACCGAAAACGGGACAAATTCAAATGGGATAAGTGTAGTAACAGGAACTTATGATTTTACCGTAACAGTGACAGATCATGGTAATGGTGTCCTGACAGCGGTTACCAATTATCCAAATGGACAGAATCAAATTGAATTTGTAAATCAGTACGGTACAGAACCTGTGCCGGTGGAAATTACAGGAAGCAAGACTCTGGCACATGATACCAGTCTGACACCAGCTGATATTACAGGCAAATTTACATTTACGCTGGAAGCGTTGACAGAGGGGGCACCGATGCCGGCGCAGACTACAGCAGTTAATGATGCGGCTGGAAATGTGGACTTTGGAACAATCACATTTACAACAGATCTTCTTCAGGATGTAATAACAACTGACAATGGAGTGAGAACCAAAGAGTTTGAATATAAGGTTACAGAATCTGGCAGTGCAGCAGGCGTGACCAATGATGCAAATGCATCAACGGGCAAAACATTCAAACTCACTCTGACGGATGATGGTAACGGTAATCTTACTGTAACAAGAAATCCGGCAGATGGACCTCTGTTTAGCTTTACCAATACATATCGTGTCGGTGAGCTTCCATCCAGCATTACCGATCAGGTAAAAGTCAATAAGACACTGGAAGGCAGAACGCTGAAAGAAGGCGAATTTAACTTCGAACTGGTGGAAGATGGTAATGTTGTGGCAACAGGAAGTAATGACGCAGACGGCAATGTAGTATTCAGCAGTATTACATATACACAGCCGGGCAGCCATGTTTATACAGTTCGCGAAGTGAAAGGCAGCGAAACGGGTGTTACATATGATGATCATAGCTATCTGGTATATACACAGATAACCGATAATGGTGATGGAACTCTCGGAGTAACACATCAGGCGGTATCGTCTGAGGAAAATGATGAACTGATTCCTGCAGAAGGAAATACTGTGACTTTCAATAACATTTACAAGGCAGAACCGGCTACCGTGACGATTGAAGCGGTCAAGAAGCTGACCGGCAAAGAGTTGAAAGACGGTGAGTTTACATTCCAGTTAAAAGATGTCAACGGTAAAGTTATTGCTGAAGCAAAAAATGATGTATCTGGAAAAATCAAGTTCGAAAATCTGAAATTTGAGGATGAAGGTACATATGAATATACCGTGTCGGAAGTAAACGATAAGCAGACAGACATTACATATGACGAGAGAGAATTCAAAGTTACAGTTAAGGTGAGTGATAACGGCGAGGGTACCCTTTCGGCAGAAACAGGCAGTGACGATATTGTATTTACTAACAGTTACAAAGTACCAAAAGATGGTAAAACAACCGATACTCCAAAGAAGCCGAATAAAGCACTCAGAAGAGTGGCTACCGGAGACAACAGTCATATGGTACTTTATCTGGTTCTTATGATCGCAGCAGCGGCAGCAGTCAGCATGGTGATTATCAGAAGAAAGAGAAGATAG
- a CDS encoding UxaA family hydrolase: MKEFIKIHQNDNVAVALTPLSANRTLDVDGTEVTLREDIPQGHKFALTDIPADAQVIKYGCPIGIAKENISCGSWIHTHNIRTGLGDLLTYTYDRSVTELTPTAPRTFRGYRRPNGKVGIRNEIWIIPTVGCVNNVATAIERKAQKYVQGSVEGIFAFPHPYGCSQMGDDQENTRKILSDLINHPNAGGVLVLGLGCENSNIDVLKNYIGDYDPKRVRFLVAQESEDEIADALNILEDLSAYVGSFEREDIDCSELVIGMKCGGSDGLSGITANPVVGAFSDLLISKGGSTVLTEVPEMFGAETQLMNRCEDEVLFEKTVDLINNFKQYFQSHNQTIYENPSPGNKKGGISTLEDKSLGCTQKSGSAPVMDVLSYAEQVKTKGLNLLSAPGNDLVASTALAASGAHIVLFTTGRGTPFACPVPTMKISTNSSLNNRKQNWIDFNCGTLVEGDTLPELAEKLFDEVIAVASGKEVKSEIAGFHDMAIFKQGVTL; the protein is encoded by the coding sequence ATGAAAGAATTTATCAAAATTCACCAGAATGATAACGTTGCAGTTGCACTTACTCCTTTATCTGCAAATCGTACATTAGATGTGGACGGTACAGAGGTTACTCTCCGTGAGGACATTCCCCAGGGACACAAGTTTGCTCTGACTGATATTCCTGCTGATGCTCAGGTTATCAAGTATGGCTGTCCAATCGGTATTGCAAAGGAGAACATCAGCTGCGGAAGCTGGATTCACACACATAATATTCGGACTGGACTTGGAGATCTGCTTACTTACACCTATGATCGTTCTGTTACAGAACTTACCCCGACAGCTCCTCGCACTTTCAGAGGATACCGCAGACCGAACGGAAAAGTCGGCATCCGTAATGAAATCTGGATTATTCCGACTGTAGGCTGTGTAAATAACGTTGCTACTGCGATCGAACGCAAGGCTCAGAAGTATGTACAGGGATCTGTAGAAGGAATTTTTGCATTCCCACATCCTTATGGATGCTCCCAGATGGGAGATGATCAGGAGAATACCCGTAAGATTCTGTCTGATCTGATCAATCATCCGAATGCCGGCGGTGTCCTTGTTCTTGGACTCGGCTGCGAGAACAGTAATATTGATGTACTGAAGAATTACATCGGCGACTATGATCCGAAACGTGTCCGTTTCCTTGTTGCTCAGGAAAGTGAAGATGAGATTGCTGATGCACTTAACATTCTCGAAGATCTGTCCGCTTATGTTGGAAGCTTTGAACGTGAAGACATTGACTGCAGCGAACTGGTCATTGGTATGAAATGCGGTGGCTCTGACGGACTTTCCGGTATCACAGCCAACCCGGTCGTAGGAGCATTTTCCGATCTTCTTATCTCCAAAGGCGGAAGTACTGTTCTTACAGAAGTACCTGAGATGTTCGGTGCTGAGACTCAGCTAATGAACCGTTGTGAAGACGAAGTATTATTTGAAAAGACAGTTGATCTGATTAATAACTTTAAACAATATTTCCAGAGTCACAATCAGACAATTTATGAAAACCCGTCTCCTGGAAATAAAAAAGGTGGTATCTCCACTCTTGAGGACAAGTCTCTTGGCTGTACTCAGAAATCCGGAAGCGCTCCGGTCATGGACGTACTGTCTTATGCAGAACAGGTTAAGACAAAAGGTCTGAATCTCTTAAGTGCTCCTGGAAATGACTTGGTTGCTTCTACTGCACTGGCTGCTTCCGGTGCACACATTGTACTGTTTACTACAGGTCGTGGAACACCGTTCGCATGTCCTGTACCAACTATGAAGATTTCTACCAATTCTTCATTAAATAACAGAAAACAGAATTGGATCGACTTTAACTGTGGAACCCTGGTAGAAGGGGATACTCTTCCTGAACTGGCAGAAAAACTGTTCGATGAAGTTATCGCAGTTGCTTCCGGTAAAGAAGTAAAATCCGAAATCGCCGGATTCCACGATATGGCAATCTTTAAACAGGGTGTAACATTGTAA
- a CDS encoding IS1182 family transposase — protein MQKQDYYNDFFEIGQQKINFSFFELSLPDDDPVYTLKKVMEELDFSGLLACYSNKGRTGYNPIMLYAVVTYANMRGVRAVDRIVDLCQRDLAFIWLTKGQKPQRDTFYDFKGKKLTGEVLDELNYQFMRRLEKEGLITPKELYIDGTKIEANANRYTFVWRGSLNYHLAGLLDTIDALYEKYNTFLHENGYGPKYDLGDARMFVIEGMDKVRKVIEENRNRKLTKHKKISNNTVIEIDHCSPLEILKLQKNLIRIAEGEGIGFVYGKGKHKPEIQKLYEELEECGSRLMEYKECFEIMGKDRNSYSKTDLEATFMRMKEDHMLNGQLKPAYNVQIAVENYFIIHGYVSNDRTDYNTLIPVLEKHRNAFGDTLEAVTADSGYCSEKNLLYLKENEIKSFIKLQDHEKRKTRAYKEDIGKYYNMTYEVFENEHYYICRDGRELRYIRTESKEQDGYTQTVEVYGCADCSGCEHKSKCLYKYNEEKNPDRNKVMKINERWEELKEESNANIQSEEGILKRQTRSIQTEGHFGDIKENEKFRRFNYRSAEKVYKEFMLYAIGRNLMKYHRFLHHEIEKYEGKKGQKTA, from the coding sequence ATGCAAAAACAAGATTATTATAACGACTTTTTTGAAATTGGGCAACAGAAAATTAACTTCAGTTTCTTCGAATTGAGTTTACCCGACGACGATCCTGTCTATACCCTGAAAAAAGTGATGGAGGAATTAGATTTTTCGGGCCTGCTGGCCTGTTATTCGAATAAGGGAAGAACCGGGTATAACCCAATCATGCTGTATGCTGTTGTTACCTACGCTAACATGCGAGGAGTCAGGGCTGTTGACCGTATTGTAGATTTATGCCAGAGAGATCTTGCTTTTATCTGGCTGACCAAAGGGCAGAAACCCCAAAGGGATACTTTTTACGATTTTAAAGGGAAAAAGCTGACGGGAGAAGTCCTGGATGAACTGAATTACCAGTTCATGCGTCGCCTGGAGAAGGAAGGGCTTATCACACCGAAAGAACTCTACATCGATGGGACAAAGATCGAAGCAAACGCAAACAGATATACGTTCGTCTGGCGGGGCAGCCTCAACTATCATCTTGCCGGCCTGCTGGACACTATAGATGCCCTTTATGAAAAGTATAATACGTTTCTGCACGAGAACGGGTATGGGCCTAAATACGACCTGGGGGATGCCCGGATGTTTGTGATTGAAGGAATGGATAAAGTCAGGAAGGTCATCGAAGAAAACAGGAACCGGAAACTTACAAAACATAAGAAGATCTCCAATAACACCGTCATTGAGATTGATCATTGCTCCCCGCTTGAGATCCTGAAGCTGCAGAAGAACCTGATACGGATAGCCGAAGGAGAAGGGATTGGGTTCGTTTATGGGAAAGGAAAGCATAAGCCGGAAATCCAGAAGCTTTACGAGGAACTGGAAGAATGCGGAAGCCGCCTGATGGAATATAAGGAATGTTTTGAGATCATGGGGAAAGACCGCAACAGCTATTCCAAAACAGACCTGGAAGCAACGTTCATGCGGATGAAAGAGGACCATATGCTGAACGGTCAGTTAAAACCGGCGTACAATGTCCAGATCGCAGTAGAGAACTACTTCATTATCCACGGATATGTGAGCAATGACCGGACAGACTATAATACGCTGATTCCGGTTTTAGAAAAGCACCGGAATGCGTTTGGCGATACACTGGAGGCAGTGACTGCCGACAGCGGCTACTGCAGTGAGAAGAACCTGCTGTATCTGAAAGAGAATGAAATCAAAAGCTTCATCAAGCTTCAGGATCATGAAAAGCGGAAGACACGGGCCTACAAAGAGGACATTGGGAAGTATTACAACATGACATACGAGGTTTTTGAGAATGAGCATTATTACATCTGCCGTGATGGAAGGGAACTTCGCTATATCCGGACGGAAAGCAAAGAGCAGGATGGCTACACCCAGACAGTGGAGGTGTACGGGTGTGCGGACTGTAGCGGCTGCGAGCATAAATCCAAATGTCTTTATAAATACAATGAGGAAAAGAACCCAGACCGGAATAAAGTCATGAAGATCAATGAACGGTGGGAAGAACTAAAGGAAGAATCTAATGCGAATATCCAGAGTGAAGAAGGAATCCTGAAACGTCAGACACGGTCGATCCAGACAGAAGGGCATTTTGGAGATATCAAAGAGAACGAAAAATTCCGGCGATTTAATTACCGTTCAGCGGAAAAAGTGTATAAAGAATTCATGCTGTATGCGATAGGCAGAAATCTCATGAAATACCATCGTTTTTTACATCATGAAATTGAGAAATACGAAGGGAAAAAAGGGCAGAAAACAGCTTAG
- a CDS encoding tagaturonate reductase — translation METLNYEVLKKSGYNGYIKESAPEKVMQFGEGNFLRAFVDYFFDCANEKADWNGKVVLVQPIAQGLTKLINDQEGLYTLYLRGSEKGEKVDLKRVISSVSRCINPYDDFDAVLELAKSDDLEYIVSNTTEAGIVHESESKFDQCPPISFPAKLTRVLYERYKAGKDGVVVLSCELIDNNGKELQKCVNEYIDDWGLEEEFKTWINEKNTFCSTLVDRIVPGRVRDAEEVKKMEEANGYHDELIDVGEIFGVWIIEGPAGLEDKLPFKKAGLNVHVVEDVTPYKKRKVRILNGAHTGFVLGAYLSGQDIVRDCMHNETIKGFMNKMLYDEIIPTLPLDKQDLLDFAAAVSDRFNNPFVNHELMSISLNSTSKWKARNMPSFLEYINEKGEIPTCLAMSLAAYIAFYSNDIQRREDAALVCKRPKGNEYKVQDDAWALDFYYAHKDDSAEELVKAVLSNKDMWDQDLTEIKGLEELIVADLKKIREEGAEAAYASCL, via the coding sequence ATGGAAACATTAAATTACGAAGTTCTTAAGAAATCAGGTTATAACGGATATATCAAAGAATCCGCACCAGAGAAAGTTATGCAGTTCGGAGAAGGAAACTTCCTTCGTGCATTTGTAGATTATTTCTTTGACTGTGCAAATGAAAAAGCTGACTGGAACGGAAAAGTTGTATTAGTTCAGCCAATCGCACAGGGACTTACAAAACTCATCAACGACCAGGAAGGACTTTACACACTGTACCTTCGCGGAAGTGAAAAAGGGGAGAAAGTTGACTTAAAACGTGTCATCTCTTCTGTAAGCAGATGTATCAATCCATATGATGATTTCGACGCAGTTCTTGAGCTTGCCAAGAGTGACGACCTTGAGTATATCGTATCCAACACAACAGAAGCCGGTATCGTACACGAGTCAGAAAGCAAATTTGACCAGTGTCCTCCAATCAGCTTCCCTGCCAAACTGACACGTGTACTTTATGAGCGTTACAAAGCAGGTAAAGATGGAGTTGTAGTTTTAAGCTGTGAGCTGATCGACAACAATGGTAAAGAACTCCAGAAATGTGTCAACGAGTACATTGATGACTGGGGACTTGAAGAAGAATTCAAAACATGGATCAATGAGAAGAACACATTCTGTTCTACACTGGTAGACCGTATCGTTCCAGGACGTGTACGTGATGCAGAAGAAGTTAAGAAAATGGAAGAAGCAAATGGATATCACGATGAATTGATTGATGTCGGCGAGATCTTTGGTGTATGGATCATCGAAGGACCTGCAGGTCTTGAAGATAAGCTTCCATTCAAGAAAGCCGGTTTAAATGTACATGTTGTAGAGGATGTTACTCCATACAAGAAGAGAAAAGTTCGTATCCTGAACGGTGCTCATACAGGTTTCGTTCTTGGTGCTTACCTGTCTGGGCAGGATATCGTTCGTGACTGCATGCACAACGAAACGATCAAAGGCTTCATGAACAAAATGCTTTACGATGAGATTATCCCTACGCTTCCACTGGACAAACAGGATCTGCTTGACTTTGCAGCAGCTGTATCAGACAGATTTAACAACCCATTTGTAAATCATGAGCTTATGAGCATTTCTCTGAACTCAACATCTAAGTGGAAAGCTCGTAACATGCCTTCATTCCTTGAGTATATCAACGAAAAAGGTGAGATTCCTACTTGCCTGGCAATGAGCCTTGCAGCTTACATTGCATTCTACTCAAATGATATTCAGAGACGTGAAGATGCAGCTTTGGTATGCAAGAGACCAAAAGGAAATGAGTACAAAGTACAGGACGATGCATGGGCACTTGACTTCTACTATGCACACAAAGATGACAGTGCAGAAGAACTCGTAAAAGCTGTACTTTCCAACAAAGATATGTGGGATCAGGATCTGACAGAAATCAAAGGACTGGAAGAACTGATCGTTGCTGATCTTAAGAAGATCCGTGAAGAAGGTGCAGAAGCAGCTTACGCTTCCTGCCTGTAA
- the uxaC gene encoding glucuronate isomerase has translation MKKFMDEDFLLTSDAAKKLYHDYAENMPIVDYHCHINPQEICEDRKFENITQVWLGGDHYKWRQMRSNGVDEKYITGDATDREKFQKWAETLEKLIGNPLYHWSHLELKRYFGYEGYLNGETAEEVWNLCNKKLAQDDMTVRNIIKKSNVKLICTTDDPIDTLEYHEKLAKDDTFDVKVLPAWRPDKAMNLEKPEYLDYLKKLSEVSGIEVKSFKTLIEALVKRMDYFQERGCSVSDHALEYVMYAPASEEEIEAIYSKRLAGGEITKEEELKAKTAFILAVGKEYNKRDWVMQLHYGCKRDNNVVRYKQLGPDTGYDCINNYAPSSEMADMLNALSDTDALPKTILYSLNPNDNESIGTIIGCFQNEKTVGRIQQGSAWWFNDHKVGMTAQMTSLANLGILSNFVGMLTDSRSFLSYTRHEYFRRILCELIGGWVDNGEYPDDYKTLEKIVKGISYNNAVEYFKFDV, from the coding sequence ATGAAGAAATTTATGGACGAGGATTTTCTATTAACAAGTGATGCGGCAAAAAAACTTTATCATGATTATGCAGAGAATATGCCGATTGTAGATTATCATTGCCATATTAACCCACAGGAGATCTGTGAAGATAGAAAGTTTGAAAATATCACACAGGTATGGCTCGGAGGAGATCACTACAAGTGGCGTCAGATGCGTTCCAATGGTGTAGATGAGAAATATATCACAGGTGATGCTACAGATCGTGAAAAATTCCAGAAATGGGCTGAGACTCTTGAAAAACTGATCGGTAATCCACTGTATCACTGGAGTCATCTGGAGTTAAAGAGATACTTCGGATATGAAGGATACTTAAACGGTGAGACAGCAGAGGAAGTATGGAATCTTTGCAATAAGAAGCTTGCACAGGATGATATGACCGTAAGAAATATCATTAAAAAGTCAAATGTAAAATTAATCTGTACAACAGATGATCCGATTGACACTCTTGAATATCATGAGAAACTTGCAAAAGACGATACATTTGATGTAAAGGTACTTCCGGCATGGAGACCAGATAAGGCTATGAATCTGGAGAAACCAGAGTATCTTGATTACCTTAAAAAGTTAAGTGAAGTCAGTGGAATTGAAGTAAAGAGCTTCAAGACTCTGATCGAGGCGCTTGTAAAACGTATGGACTATTTCCAGGAGAGAGGCTGCTCTGTATCAGATCATGCTCTTGAGTATGTAATGTACGCACCGGCTTCCGAGGAAGAAATCGAGGCAATCTACAGCAAACGTCTTGCAGGTGGAGAAATCACAAAAGAAGAGGAACTGAAAGCAAAGACAGCCTTTATTCTTGCAGTTGGAAAAGAGTATAATAAACGTGACTGGGTAATGCAGCTTCATTATGGATGCAAACGTGACAATAATGTAGTACGTTATAAACAGCTTGGACCAGATACAGGATATGACTGCATCAATAACTATGCACCATCTTCAGAAATGGCAGATATGTTAAATGCATTGTCTGATACAGATGCACTTCCTAAGACAATTCTGTACTCTCTGAATCCGAACGACAATGAGTCTATCGGAACAATCATCGGATGTTTCCAGAATGAGAAGACCGTTGGAAGAATTCAGCAGGGTAGTGCATGGTGGTTCAATGATCACAAAGTCGGAATGACAGCTCAGATGACATCACTTGCAAACCTTGGTATTTTAAGTAACTTTGTAGGAATGCTTACAGATTCCAGAAGTTTCTTATCTTACACACGTCATGAGTATTTCAGACGTATCCTTTGCGAGCTGATTGGAGGATGGGTAGATAACGGAGAGTATCCGGATGATTACAAGACACTGGAGAAGATTGTAAAGGGAATTTCTTACAACAATGCAGTGGAGTACTTTAAATTTGACGTATAG